One segment of Luteolibacter rhizosphaerae DNA contains the following:
- a CDS encoding DUF1501 domain-containing protein: MNSSDFNRYDELTRRRFISNAAKMYLGVNLLPMLGSSVASAAPTTPGTPKAKNVIYLYMSGGMSHLDTFDPKKKKDVMGPTEAIATKATDIMVGKWLPKTADVMDKVCVVNSMTSRQGAHEQGTYIMHTSYDMRGTVKHPSLGAWVMKLGGRHNPEIPGYVAIDSSQEYSGGGFFGAKYAAAPIGSPNDGLQDSRKPGGVSQEDFDRRLSLADRLNKQFHGRYDNADVKAYEELYLEAIKLMNSKDLKAFNIKDEQAATRQLYGNGRFAQGCMLARRLVEHGVRFVEVQLGGWDTHYDNFAAVEGRCKELDQAYAGLLTDLEKRGMLKDTLVVVATEFGRTPEIKTEHNDGRDHHPAAFTCLLAGGGVKGGFKYGETDASGDRVKDKPVTPQDFNATIAYALGVPHDLTVMSPSGRPFQFADKGKPVMEVFA; this comes from the coding sequence ATGAATTCATCGGATTTCAACCGCTACGACGAGCTGACCCGCCGTCGGTTCATCTCGAACGCCGCGAAGATGTATCTCGGCGTGAACCTGCTGCCCATGCTGGGCTCCAGCGTGGCGAGTGCCGCGCCTACCACTCCGGGCACGCCGAAGGCGAAGAACGTGATCTACCTCTACATGTCGGGCGGCATGAGCCACCTCGACACCTTCGACCCGAAGAAGAAGAAGGACGTGATGGGACCCACGGAAGCGATCGCGACCAAGGCGACCGACATCATGGTCGGCAAGTGGTTGCCCAAGACCGCGGACGTGATGGACAAGGTCTGCGTGGTCAACTCGATGACCTCGCGCCAGGGCGCTCACGAGCAGGGCACCTACATCATGCACACCAGCTATGACATGCGTGGCACGGTGAAGCATCCCTCGCTGGGCGCCTGGGTGATGAAGCTGGGTGGCCGCCACAATCCGGAGATCCCGGGCTACGTGGCGATCGACTCCTCGCAGGAATACTCCGGCGGCGGTTTCTTCGGCGCCAAGTATGCGGCAGCCCCGATCGGCAGCCCGAACGACGGTCTGCAGGACTCGCGCAAGCCGGGCGGTGTTTCCCAAGAGGACTTCGACCGTCGTCTCTCCCTCGCGGACCGCCTCAACAAGCAATTCCACGGCCGCTATGACAATGCCGACGTGAAGGCTTACGAGGAGCTGTATCTGGAAGCCATCAAGCTGATGAACAGCAAGGATCTGAAGGCTTTCAACATCAAGGACGAGCAAGCCGCGACCCGCCAGCTCTACGGCAACGGTCGCTTCGCCCAAGGCTGCATGCTGGCCCGCCGCTTGGTGGAGCACGGTGTGCGCTTCGTGGAAGTGCAGCTCGGTGGCTGGGATACCCACTACGACAACTTTGCCGCCGTGGAAGGCCGTTGCAAGGAGCTCGATCAAGCCTATGCCGGTTTGCTCACCGACCTTGAGAAGCGTGGCATGCTGAAGGATACGCTGGTCGTCGTGGCCACGGAATTCGGCCGCACGCCGGAGATCAAGACCGAGCACAACGATGGTCGCGACCACCACCCCGCAGCGTTCACCTGCTTGCTTGCAGGCGGTGGCGTGAAGGGCGGCTTCAAGTATGGCGAGACCGACGCAAGCGGTGACCGTGTGAAGGACAAGCCGGTGACCCCGCAGGACTTCAATGCGACGATCGCTTATGCGCTCGGTGTGCCGCACGACCTCACGGTCATGTCGCCTTCCGGACGTCCCTTCCAGTTTGCCGACAAGGGCAAGCCGGTCATGGAGGTCTTCGCCTGA
- a CDS encoding carboxylesterase/lipase family protein: MKSDSSTAFQSGLLALLAFGAIAWEADAATDGQLRVTGGIIEGKVMEDGMRVFKGIPFAAPPTGELRWKAPQAVLPWEGIRQAKDFGPAPEQGRALAALLGVPNRFNEDCLHLNVWTKASAASDKLPVMVWIYGGAFMNGSSSTPLYDGTRLASKGAVIVTINYRIGPLGFLAHPELGKEAGGVSGNYGILDQIAALRWVKENIASFGGDPGCITIFGESAGAFSVAYLASSPLAKGLFHRAIAQSGGSFAPGGKLGESGTMSKTLQAAEAEGQAFLKKLGVGSIAEARSLPAKKIVATSSSGGPGTAPVFDGKILPGDLHGLYQRGRFNDTPILIGNNSDEAAMFIFGSVSPADFVKQARERLGDSADGIVALYPHSSRAEATLSRKQLVADAAFSWHTWTWAGLQATKGKNDAYVYYFDHRPDPESDGANHAAEIAYVFANPPASGIFSKTPQSEDQATAETLSSYWVNFAKHGNPNGDGLPEWFPFTKSAPRAMLFGTETGMGSLPYAKRMRAWDSFFAGKREEASSKP, from the coding sequence ATGAAATCCGATTCTTCCACCGCTTTCCAATCCGGCCTTTTGGCGCTCCTCGCCTTTGGTGCAATCGCATGGGAAGCGGATGCGGCTACTGATGGCCAGCTTCGTGTCACCGGCGGGATCATCGAGGGCAAGGTCATGGAAGATGGCATGCGGGTGTTCAAGGGTATCCCCTTCGCCGCTCCGCCTACAGGCGAGCTTCGCTGGAAAGCTCCCCAAGCCGTCCTTCCGTGGGAAGGCATTCGCCAAGCGAAGGACTTCGGGCCTGCCCCCGAACAAGGGAGGGCGCTCGCCGCTCTCTTGGGTGTGCCCAACCGCTTCAATGAGGACTGCCTGCATCTGAATGTCTGGACCAAGGCGAGTGCCGCCTCGGACAAGCTCCCGGTCATGGTCTGGATCTACGGCGGGGCCTTCATGAATGGCTCCTCCTCCACGCCGCTCTACGATGGCACCCGGCTCGCATCCAAGGGGGCGGTCATCGTGACGATCAACTATCGGATCGGGCCGCTTGGCTTCCTCGCCCACCCGGAACTCGGCAAGGAAGCCGGTGGAGTTTCCGGCAACTACGGTATCTTGGATCAGATCGCGGCACTCCGCTGGGTCAAAGAGAACATCGCCTCCTTCGGAGGTGACCCCGGCTGTATCACGATCTTCGGCGAATCGGCAGGTGCCTTCTCGGTGGCTTACCTCGCCTCCTCTCCGCTCGCGAAGGGCTTGTTTCATCGCGCGATTGCCCAGAGCGGCGGATCCTTCGCTCCGGGGGGCAAGCTCGGGGAATCCGGCACGATGAGCAAAACCCTTCAAGCGGCAGAAGCCGAGGGCCAAGCGTTTCTCAAAAAGCTCGGTGTCGGAAGCATCGCCGAAGCCCGCTCGCTCCCGGCGAAGAAGATTGTCGCGACTTCATCAAGTGGAGGACCGGGAACGGCGCCCGTGTTCGACGGCAAGATCCTGCCCGGAGATCTCCACGGACTCTATCAGCGAGGCCGCTTCAACGACACCCCGATCTTGATCGGCAACAATTCGGACGAGGCCGCGATGTTCATCTTCGGCAGCGTCAGCCCCGCGGATTTCGTGAAGCAGGCACGTGAGAGACTCGGGGATTCAGCCGACGGAATTGTCGCCCTGTATCCCCATTCCTCGCGCGCGGAGGCTACCCTCTCTCGCAAGCAGTTGGTTGCCGATGCCGCCTTCTCCTGGCACACGTGGACTTGGGCCGGACTCCAGGCTACGAAGGGCAAGAACGATGCCTACGTTTACTACTTCGACCACCGTCCCGATCCGGAGTCTGACGGCGCTAACCACGCGGCCGAGATCGCCTACGTCTTCGCCAACCCGCCCGCCTCCGGAATCTTTAGCAAGACTCCGCAGTCGGAAGACCAGGCGACGGCCGAGACCCTGAGCAGCTACTGGGTCAATTTTGCGAAACACGGAAACCCGAATGGCGATGGATTGCCGGAATGGTTTCCCTTCACCAAGTCAGCACCGAGAGCCATGCTCTTCGGCACGGAGACCGGAATGGGAAGCTTGCCCTACGCGAAGCGGATGAGGGCTTGGGATTCCTTCTTCGCCGGTAAGCGCGAGGAAGCTTCGTCAAAGCCCTAG
- a CDS encoding substrate-binding domain-containing protein has product MHSTPRRISVHDQLVALLREGILGSRWEKILPTEADLCRDFQVSRMTLRKALAQLAAENWIVPGGHGKRHRLRRKPVKREVAAASTIRILTPFDTVFGTTEQVLHETLNEIFGAAGMRLVQEHHPRIYESFSASRLAQLDALPDTAGWLLFYATEQIQQWFAARRRPVAIAGRVHGSLPLASVYPDSVALARHAAGLLHSKGYRDMVYLIANLTSLGDRMSSEAFVTEARRLGSRARIVNYDAPPQAAAKAVRQLIAAKPRPTGFVISASEVAVTVLCHLQAAGIRVPGQAAVIATWDHDHFDYTFPSITRYHTDGATFGRQLGRIMLDLIRHGPGKTRSVPIMPEYVSAGSIGTFKG; this is encoded by the coding sequence ATGCACTCCACGCCGCGCAGAATATCGGTTCACGATCAGCTCGTCGCCCTGCTGCGGGAAGGCATCCTGGGTTCGAGGTGGGAGAAAATCCTGCCGACCGAAGCGGATCTTTGCCGCGATTTCCAAGTCAGCCGCATGACTCTCCGCAAGGCACTCGCCCAGCTCGCGGCGGAGAACTGGATCGTTCCGGGCGGGCACGGCAAACGTCACCGGCTACGAAGGAAACCGGTAAAACGCGAAGTCGCCGCGGCGAGCACCATCCGCATCCTTACTCCTTTCGACACGGTCTTCGGCACCACGGAGCAAGTGCTGCATGAAACCCTCAACGAGATCTTCGGGGCTGCGGGCATGCGCTTGGTGCAGGAACATCACCCCCGCATCTACGAATCGTTCTCTGCATCGCGGCTCGCCCAGCTCGACGCCTTGCCAGACACAGCGGGATGGCTTCTCTTCTATGCCACCGAACAGATTCAGCAATGGTTCGCCGCGCGGCGCCGGCCCGTCGCCATCGCGGGACGGGTCCACGGTTCGCTACCGCTTGCCAGTGTCTATCCCGATTCGGTCGCCTTGGCGCGCCATGCCGCTGGCTTGCTGCACTCGAAGGGCTACCGCGATATGGTCTACCTGATCGCGAACCTCACCAGCCTCGGCGACCGCATGTCGTCCGAAGCTTTCGTCACGGAAGCCCGTCGGCTCGGATCTCGAGCTCGCATCGTCAACTATGATGCCCCGCCCCAAGCCGCTGCCAAAGCGGTTCGTCAATTGATCGCCGCGAAGCCCCGTCCCACCGGCTTCGTGATCAGCGCCTCGGAGGTGGCCGTCACGGTTCTCTGTCATCTTCAGGCGGCAGGAATCCGCGTGCCGGGCCAAGCCGCGGTGATCGCGACCTGGGATCACGACCACTTCGACTACACTTTCCCCTCGATCACGCGCTACCACACCGATGGTGCGACCTTCGGTCGCCAGCTTGGTCGCATCATGCTTGATCTGATTCGTCACGGTCCGGGTAAGACCCGCTCGGTCCCGATCATGCCGGAGTATGTCTCCGCAGGAAGCATCGGAACCTTCAAAGGGTAG
- a CDS encoding RICIN domain-containing protein: MKPSKPAAYGILCALGVSVAAYLLWPAKPQSLAGIDAAGEKLSSPLSGLPSEDSSGSGPVLSQGEAAKHVPDRELFGSAWNTSPRETLAAFAAWAQRYREAKPEARSALREEGIALAKVRREVMSDLIRKDPREAIANTLPVIVRQQLPQAVQDLLEERVSDRGDIYRVMGIAGPGEKKVIPTVEQAHVGSRVFQAHRYGDRALTPSLKDVSVHGITLDGHLAILDSPVRKMEEGETAAETTEECVVTGGVTVVPEDPATRETPPAEVTTMLVGNHGYELCCPFCAEDFETRMERLERQHMSALQAVDAIAGDADTPRSLSSSGVNGSADYPGKPPSWLTQGTNTMIVMRVDFPDHPYCNFSEQYLTDQVNSVGWMINRFSHGKSQLAAPTVTPVLRMPRNRGSYDNGAYWGDILNDARNAAFALGYNPDSFSCRTIVHDGFVSGGAAGWGGGGAIWCNGNASDRLLVHEYGHVFWLPHANSWQANDGNPLSGGRWHVEYGDDSDPMGNAWGTSGFSDYNAYYKNLLGWLPDSAVVPVTHSGTYRINQFDGWGDWTKPVALKITRDNDLDLWVMFRGDGVPQGNYNTGAYIVGVNGERFGDSHVLDFNSQNDGTWNAPLAQGQTWTDAASGISITTAGRMMTDWPHHMYVKVNFGPGYVHGYRALVNGGIYGLRNKSFNQYLTSPNLNEGAEPVVAAYSGATNQQWVAQRNSDGTYSLKRNGSTNLFLDVMNNGGGNYTEIIQWTWNGGDAQRWDVLNSWDGYLKLRHKGTNQLLCADTAGGNYGDVIQYDDFSGDEQKWEPTLIGLNNGNYRLVPRHAQTLGLSLRARSSASGTQLEQQFWAAGEWQRWTMLNLGGGQFRIHPQGKPEVTLGIQGGSTAEGAKAVLEPYTGANSQKFTFVSTGMGFVRLTPVHAPAMCLDVSGGSSSAGTDIQQWTYLGGNNQQWRFIDSDL; encoded by the coding sequence ATGAAACCCTCCAAGCCTGCCGCTTACGGCATTCTTTGCGCCCTCGGGGTATCGGTCGCCGCGTATCTGCTGTGGCCTGCCAAGCCGCAATCGCTAGCCGGGATCGATGCGGCGGGAGAGAAGCTTTCCTCCCCGCTGAGCGGGCTTCCCTCTGAGGACTCGTCCGGTTCTGGTCCGGTCTTGTCCCAAGGGGAAGCCGCGAAGCATGTGCCGGATCGCGAACTCTTCGGCAGCGCTTGGAACACTTCGCCGCGCGAGACGCTCGCCGCTTTCGCCGCATGGGCGCAGCGTTACCGTGAGGCGAAGCCGGAAGCGCGGTCTGCGCTGCGGGAGGAGGGAATCGCGCTGGCAAAGGTCCGTCGCGAGGTGATGTCGGATCTCATCAGGAAAGATCCGCGGGAGGCGATCGCCAACACGCTGCCGGTGATCGTGCGCCAGCAGCTGCCGCAGGCCGTGCAGGATCTGTTGGAAGAGCGGGTGTCGGATCGCGGCGATATCTATCGCGTGATGGGCATCGCGGGCCCGGGAGAGAAAAAGGTGATCCCGACGGTAGAGCAAGCCCATGTCGGCAGCCGGGTTTTCCAAGCGCATCGTTATGGTGACCGGGCACTGACCCCCTCGCTGAAGGATGTCTCGGTGCACGGGATCACTCTCGATGGGCACCTGGCGATTCTCGACAGTCCGGTGCGGAAGATGGAAGAGGGCGAGACTGCCGCCGAGACGACCGAGGAATGCGTGGTGACCGGAGGCGTGACGGTGGTGCCGGAAGATCCGGCGACCCGGGAGACTCCGCCGGCGGAGGTGACGACGATGCTGGTGGGCAACCATGGTTACGAGCTGTGCTGCCCCTTCTGCGCGGAAGATTTCGAAACGCGGATGGAGCGCTTGGAGCGTCAGCACATGTCCGCGCTACAGGCGGTGGATGCGATTGCTGGCGATGCGGATACGCCGCGATCGCTTTCCTCCAGCGGGGTGAATGGCAGTGCCGACTATCCGGGCAAGCCGCCGAGCTGGCTGACGCAGGGGACGAACACGATGATCGTCATGCGGGTCGATTTCCCGGATCATCCTTACTGCAACTTCAGCGAGCAGTATCTCACCGATCAGGTGAACTCGGTCGGCTGGATGATCAACCGCTTCTCCCACGGGAAATCGCAGCTTGCTGCGCCCACGGTAACGCCGGTGCTGCGGATGCCGAGAAACCGAGGGAGCTACGACAACGGTGCCTACTGGGGCGACATCTTGAACGACGCGCGCAACGCGGCCTTCGCGCTGGGCTACAATCCCGACAGCTTCTCCTGCCGGACGATCGTGCACGATGGATTCGTCAGCGGCGGTGCAGCCGGGTGGGGCGGTGGCGGTGCGATCTGGTGCAACGGCAACGCCTCCGATCGCCTGCTGGTGCATGAATACGGGCACGTCTTCTGGTTGCCTCACGCCAATTCATGGCAGGCGAACGACGGCAACCCGCTTTCCGGCGGACGCTGGCATGTGGAGTATGGGGATGATAGCGACCCGATGGGGAATGCCTGGGGAACCAGCGGCTTCAGCGACTACAATGCCTACTACAAGAATCTGCTCGGCTGGCTGCCCGATAGCGCGGTGGTGCCGGTGACGCACTCGGGCACTTACCGGATCAACCAGTTCGACGGCTGGGGCGATTGGACCAAGCCGGTGGCGCTGAAGATCACGCGGGATAACGACTTGGACCTGTGGGTGATGTTTCGCGGGGACGGAGTTCCGCAGGGCAACTACAATACGGGGGCTTACATCGTGGGCGTGAATGGCGAGCGCTTCGGGGATTCCCATGTGCTGGATTTCAATAGCCAGAACGACGGAACCTGGAACGCACCGCTGGCCCAAGGGCAGACCTGGACGGATGCGGCCTCCGGCATCTCGATCACCACCGCGGGGCGGATGATGACCGACTGGCCACACCACATGTACGTGAAGGTGAACTTCGGTCCGGGCTACGTGCATGGCTACCGGGCGCTGGTGAACGGCGGGATCTACGGTCTGCGGAACAAGAGCTTCAACCAGTATCTCACCTCGCCGAACTTGAACGAAGGTGCCGAGCCCGTGGTGGCGGCCTACAGCGGAGCGACCAACCAGCAGTGGGTCGCCCAGCGCAACAGTGACGGCACTTACAGCCTGAAGCGGAACGGCTCGACCAATCTCTTTCTCGACGTGATGAACAACGGCGGGGGCAACTACACCGAGATCATCCAGTGGACCTGGAACGGTGGGGATGCCCAGCGCTGGGATGTGCTGAACTCCTGGGACGGCTATCTAAAGCTGCGGCACAAGGGCACCAACCAACTGCTCTGTGCGGACACCGCGGGCGGCAACTATGGCGATGTGATCCAGTACGACGATTTCTCCGGCGACGAGCAGAAGTGGGAGCCTACCCTGATCGGCTTGAACAACGGGAACTACCGGCTGGTGCCGCGGCATGCGCAGACCCTGGGGCTGTCTTTACGAGCCCGAAGCAGTGCCTCTGGCACGCAGCTCGAGCAGCAGTTCTGGGCGGCGGGTGAATGGCAGCGCTGGACGATGCTGAACTTGGGAGGCGGGCAATTCCGGATCCATCCCCAAGGCAAACCCGAGGTTACGCTCGGGATCCAAGGCGGCAGCACCGCGGAGGGGGCCAAGGCAGTGCTGGAGCCCTATACGGGTGCGAACTCGCAGAAGTTCACCTTCGTCTCCACGGGCATGGGCTTCGTGCGGCTGACGCCGGTGCACGCGCCGGCGATGTGTCTCGACGTCTCCGGCGGCAGTTCGTCGGCAGGCACGGACATCCAGCAGTGGACCTATCTCGGCGGAAACAACCAACAATGGCGCTTCATCGACTCCGACCTCTGA
- a CDS encoding putative Ig domain-containing protein: MKALFSLLTTAVVLTVPVQAQQALSHGPKHRYRFDNTSGALTAGTQILDSMGTAHGVIRGSGASGNGSGVRLAGGASASAAYIDLPNASMSGSAEMYPGLAEASYEVWVTVHSNRNWSRILDFGNNSIDEVADVGGSFNGADYLTVTANVGTANDIMLERGGQFLTGGGNQFITGATTVGTRMHLVTTYDTTSSAWKLYKNGVQIASVPTLLGPSTIDDLNVWLGRSNWAADSNADATYDEFRSYDYALSAQQVLGNYQAGPETITAGNLAPVFTANPFSKPAATLGVAYSGSIAGDASDPNAGDTLSFSKTGGPAWLTVSGSGALSGTPPGGSAASNAFTVRVTDQGGFFAEATMNITVTTSLPSGWTATDIGSPGVAGGSSESAGTFTLSGSGSDISGTADGMHYAWQTLAGDGEIRARVTSQTNTHAQAKAGVMIRGSNISTAVNALMAVTPGSGFQFQRRTTASGSTNSVAGPTLNAVPNNWVRLTRSGTLITGYVSANGTAWTQVGTATIAMPASVSIGLAVSSHNNAVLGTATFDNVSITPYPVPWLTADIGSPGLQGSAEFFGGAHTVKGAGSFGGLSDGFRYVYQTLGANGSIVARVSTLNNTGSNARVGVMMRDTLDAGSRMAALTVTGSGGWRWQRRTLMGGTVTTTNSSTGTAPNLWVRLARSGSTVTASRSTDGSTWTTIGSVSVTMGTNYYVGLAVASGSTSVLNTSVMDNVAVALTPPPVGSQADSDGDGMPDAWEALYGTTTSLAADADADGDGQTNRDEYVAGTNPLGGTDVTRLKVVSVSPAMLEFNGKAGRSYTLERMVGGLGSEWQEVQAIGPVSADGAVQITDPAAPTSRGIYRLQIMHP; the protein is encoded by the coding sequence ATGAAGGCCCTATTCTCCCTTCTTACCACGGCCGTCGTGCTGACGGTGCCGGTGCAGGCCCAGCAAGCTTTGAGCCACGGCCCGAAGCACCGCTATCGCTTCGACAATACCAGCGGTGCCTTGACCGCAGGCACGCAGATCCTTGACTCGATGGGCACCGCTCACGGGGTGATCCGCGGGAGCGGGGCCTCCGGAAACGGCAGCGGGGTGCGCCTGGCGGGCGGCGCCTCGGCAAGCGCGGCCTACATCGATCTCCCGAATGCCTCGATGTCCGGCTCCGCGGAGATGTATCCCGGTCTGGCAGAGGCGAGCTATGAGGTCTGGGTAACGGTGCACAGCAACCGGAACTGGTCGCGCATCCTCGACTTCGGGAACAACTCGATCGACGAGGTGGCGGACGTTGGCGGGAGCTTCAACGGGGCGGACTACCTGACCGTGACCGCAAACGTGGGCACGGCGAACGACATCATGCTGGAGCGCGGAGGGCAATTCCTCACGGGCGGCGGGAATCAGTTCATCACCGGAGCCACCACGGTGGGTACACGGATGCACTTGGTGACGACCTACGACACCACTTCCTCGGCGTGGAAACTTTACAAGAATGGCGTGCAGATCGCCTCGGTGCCGACGCTGCTGGGTCCGAGCACGATCGACGACCTGAACGTTTGGCTGGGACGCTCGAATTGGGCCGCGGATAGCAATGCCGATGCGACCTACGATGAGTTCCGTAGCTACGACTACGCCCTGAGCGCGCAACAGGTGCTGGGGAACTATCAGGCGGGTCCGGAGACGATCACCGCGGGAAACCTGGCACCGGTCTTCACCGCGAATCCCTTCAGCAAGCCGGCGGCGACGCTGGGTGTGGCATACTCGGGCAGCATCGCGGGCGACGCGAGCGATCCGAACGCTGGAGATACCCTCAGCTTCAGCAAGACCGGCGGGCCGGCTTGGCTTACGGTGTCGGGTAGCGGGGCTCTCTCCGGAACGCCGCCGGGCGGAAGTGCGGCTAGCAATGCCTTCACCGTAAGGGTGACGGACCAAGGAGGCTTCTTCGCCGAGGCGACCATGAACATCACGGTCACGACCTCACTGCCATCGGGCTGGACCGCCACGGACATCGGTTCGCCCGGTGTGGCCGGCGGCTCCTCGGAGAGCGCGGGGACATTCACGTTGAGCGGCTCGGGATCCGACATCAGCGGCACGGCCGACGGGATGCACTATGCGTGGCAGACGCTGGCGGGTGATGGGGAGATCCGGGCACGGGTCACTTCCCAGACGAATACCCATGCCCAGGCGAAGGCCGGGGTGATGATCCGCGGCAGCAATATCTCGACCGCGGTGAACGCGCTGATGGCGGTGACGCCGGGCAGCGGCTTCCAATTCCAGCGGCGTACGACGGCATCCGGTAGCACCAACTCCGTGGCAGGGCCGACCCTGAACGCGGTGCCGAACAATTGGGTGAGGCTGACCCGCAGCGGCACGCTGATCACCGGCTACGTCTCCGCGAACGGGACCGCGTGGACCCAGGTGGGGACGGCAACGATCGCGATGCCCGCGAGCGTCTCGATCGGCTTGGCGGTGAGTAGCCACAACAACGCGGTGCTGGGAACGGCTACCTTCGACAATGTCTCCATCACGCCCTATCCGGTGCCATGGCTCACGGCGGATATCGGAAGTCCCGGGTTGCAGGGAAGCGCCGAGTTCTTCGGCGGGGCTCACACGGTGAAGGGAGCGGGCAGCTTCGGCGGACTGTCGGATGGCTTCCGCTACGTCTATCAGACCTTGGGTGCGAACGGATCGATCGTTGCGCGGGTGAGCACGCTGAACAACACCGGAAGCAATGCGCGGGTGGGTGTCATGATGCGCGATACCCTGGACGCGGGCTCGCGGATGGCGGCGCTGACGGTCACCGGCTCCGGTGGATGGCGCTGGCAACGGCGCACTCTCATGGGTGGCACGGTGACGACGACGAACAGCAGCACGGGCACCGCGCCCAACCTGTGGGTACGTCTCGCTCGTAGCGGTAGCACGGTGACGGCCTCCCGCAGCACCGATGGCAGCACCTGGACGACCATCGGTAGCGTGAGCGTGACGATGGGCACGAACTATTACGTGGGTCTGGCGGTCGCCAGCGGATCGACCTCCGTGCTGAATACTTCTGTGATGGATAATGTGGCGGTGGCTCTGACTCCGCCTCCGGTAGGCTCGCAGGCGGATAGCGATGGTGACGGCATGCCGGATGCATGGGAGGCGCTCTACGGCACGACAACCTCGCTGGCTGCCGATGCGGATGCGGATGGCGACGGACAAACGAACCGCGACGAATATGTGGCCGGAACGAACCCCCTCGGCGGCACGGATGTCACGCGTTTGAAGGTGGTGTCGGTATCGCCGGCCATGCTCGAGTTCAACGGCAAGGCTGGACGCTCCTACACGCTGGAACGCATGGTGGGCGGGCTCGGCAGCGAGTGGCAGGAAGTGCAAGCGATCGGGCCGGTGAGCGCCGATGGTGCGGTGCAGATCACGGATCCGGCTGCGCCAACGAGCAGGGGCATCTATCGCCTGCAGATCATGCACCCTTAG